One part of the Ruegeria sp. SCSIO 43209 genome encodes these proteins:
- a CDS encoding beta-galactosidase: protein MKPELGVCYYPEHWPEENWAQDAARMVEIGLKWVRIGEFAWSRMEPTAGDLQFDWLDRAIETLGAAGLKIVLGTPTATPPRWMLDKHPDMLAVDADCNLRKFGSRRHYCFSHTGYIDECKRITKIMGRRYGRNPYIAAWQIDNEYGCHDTTLSYSAAALYAFHRWLSNRYNSIDALNDAWGNVFWSMEYNSFDQIELPNQPVTEPNPAHVLAFRRFSSDQVVAFNKAQVDALRPLTDQPLLHNYMGRVLEFDHFDVGRDLDIATWDSYPIGFLSDRLEVDEPHKTAFLQQGDPDMQAFHHDLYRAVGRGRWWVMEQQPGPVNWAPYNPAPLPGMVRLWSLEAVAHGAEVVSYFRWRQAPFGQEQMHAGLLTPHGDEAPGLAEARQTADDLAAIGTVKPAHAQVAIVFDYASDWAWTTQPQGAGFDYFRLVFSAYRALRRAGLSVDFVPQDKVGKEHYNLILAPGLAALGDLEQRLLQGCDLAVLGPRSGAITADFQIHDSGRPGLDGLSSHVDLIETLPPGVTRIVEGGGAAEHWVERLSGSAQKLLSFADGAAALHGGAGLWYLAGFPDEALWDRVIAMAAQKTDLALHPMPKGLRRRETQSHEVLINYNAHSVTWDGQQIEGCDVLFRTRGSYKR, encoded by the coding sequence ATGAAGCCGGAACTTGGCGTTTGCTATTACCCTGAACACTGGCCCGAAGAAAACTGGGCTCAGGACGCCGCGCGCATGGTCGAGATTGGCTTGAAATGGGTCAGGATCGGCGAATTCGCCTGGAGCCGAATGGAACCCACTGCTGGAGACCTGCAATTCGACTGGTTGGATCGCGCGATTGAAACCTTGGGTGCGGCAGGGCTGAAGATTGTGCTGGGCACCCCGACGGCAACACCTCCGCGATGGATGCTGGACAAGCATCCCGACATGCTGGCTGTGGATGCTGATTGCAATCTACGCAAGTTCGGCTCACGCAGACATTATTGCTTTAGTCACACCGGCTATATCGACGAATGCAAGCGGATCACGAAGATCATGGGTCGGCGCTATGGCCGCAACCCGTATATCGCTGCTTGGCAAATCGATAACGAATATGGCTGTCACGATACGACGCTCAGCTATAGTGCTGCGGCGCTGTATGCTTTTCACCGCTGGCTGTCGAACCGATACAACTCGATCGACGCGTTGAACGATGCCTGGGGGAATGTGTTCTGGTCGATGGAATATAACAGCTTCGATCAGATCGAGCTGCCGAACCAGCCCGTAACCGAGCCCAACCCGGCACACGTCTTGGCGTTTCGCAGGTTCAGTTCGGATCAAGTGGTGGCGTTCAACAAGGCCCAGGTCGATGCGCTGCGGCCGCTAACGGATCAACCATTGCTGCACAATTACATGGGGCGTGTGCTGGAATTCGATCATTTCGATGTAGGCAGGGATTTGGACATCGCGACGTGGGACAGCTATCCTATTGGCTTCCTGTCGGATCGGTTGGAAGTGGACGAGCCGCACAAGACTGCATTTCTGCAGCAGGGTGATCCGGACATGCAGGCCTTTCACCACGACCTATACCGCGCCGTCGGTCGAGGCCGTTGGTGGGTCATGGAACAGCAACCCGGTCCAGTGAACTGGGCCCCCTACAACCCGGCACCCCTGCCCGGCATGGTGCGTCTCTGGTCGCTTGAGGCGGTGGCCCATGGGGCCGAAGTGGTCAGCTATTTCCGCTGGCGGCAAGCACCGTTCGGGCAGGAACAGATGCATGCCGGTCTACTTACCCCGCATGGCGACGAAGCACCCGGTTTGGCAGAGGCGCGTCAGACCGCCGATGATCTGGCCGCGATAGGCACGGTTAAACCAGCCCATGCACAGGTTGCTATCGTCTTCGATTATGCATCTGACTGGGCCTGGACAACGCAGCCTCAGGGCGCGGGGTTCGACTATTTCCGGCTCGTATTCTCTGCCTACCGCGCGTTGCGGCGCGCTGGGTTGTCGGTGGATTTCGTGCCTCAGGACAAGGTCGGCAAGGAGCACTATAATCTGATCCTAGCACCGGGCCTGGCTGCCCTAGGCGATCTTGAACAAAGGCTACTACAAGGATGTGATCTTGCCGTTCTGGGACCGCGCAGCGGGGCAATCACCGCAGATTTTCAGATCCATGATTCGGGGCGCCCAGGTCTTGATGGCCTCAGCAGCCATGTCGATCTGATCGAAACTTTGCCACCCGGCGTAACCCGTATTGTCGAAGGGGGTGGTGCTGCGGAACATTGGGTTGAGCGCTTGTCAGGCTCCGCCCAAAAATTGCTTTCTTTCGCAGATGGCGCTGCGGCGTTGCATGGCGGTGCCGGTCTTTGGTATTTGGCGGGGTTCCCCGATGAGGCCCTTTGGGATCGCGTCATAGCCATGGCGGCCCAGAAAACGGATCTGGCGCTCCATCCGATGCCCAAAGGGCTGCGGCGGCGCGAGACGCAGTCGCACGAAGTGCTGATCAACTATAATGCGCATTCAGTGACATGGGACGGCCAGCAGATCGAGGGATGTGATGTCCTGTTCAGGACGCGCGGTTCATATAAACGTTAA